The Thomasclavelia ramosa DSM 1402 genome includes a region encoding these proteins:
- a CDS encoding HAD family hydrolase produces MIKNIVFDMGNVILRWDPHYIASKLSNDSLEQEVIERELFASKQWQKLDQGLLTVEEALKELKTDNPQLIRHALLHWYDYFEPFAEMVALVKELKEQGYHIYLLSNCSLQFDDYYQNIEAFKYFDDFYISARYQLLKPDLEIFKHFLSKFNLKAEECIFIDDIKANVEGAKIAKMHGYQHNGDIKKLRLYLKKQHDLPINY; encoded by the coding sequence ATGATTAAAAATATTGTTTTTGATATGGGAAATGTTATTTTGCGTTGGGATCCGCACTATATTGCTAGTAAATTATCAAATGATAGTTTAGAACAAGAAGTGATTGAAAGAGAGTTATTTGCTTCAAAACAGTGGCAAAAGCTAGATCAAGGATTACTCACCGTGGAAGAAGCTCTTAAGGAATTAAAAACCGACAATCCGCAGTTGATTAGACATGCATTATTGCATTGGTATGATTATTTTGAGCCTTTTGCTGAAATGGTAGCATTAGTTAAAGAACTAAAAGAGCAAGGTTATCATATTTATCTATTATCTAATTGCAGTCTCCAATTTGATGATTATTACCAAAATATCGAAGCTTTTAAATATTTTGATGATTTTTATATTTCTGCACGCTACCAATTATTAAAACCTGATCTTGAAATCTTCAAACATTTTCTTTCAAAATTTAATTTAAAGGCTGAGGAATGTATTTTTATTGACGATATAAAAGCTAATGTTGAAGGTGCAAAGATTGCTAAAATGCATGGTTATCAGCATAATGGAGATATCAAAAAGTTACGATTATATCTAAAAAAACAACATGATTTACCAATAAATTATTAA
- a CDS encoding PLP-dependent aminotransferase family protein has protein sequence MNFEFSNRISGVKASAIREILKMMNDPEIISFGGGNPASETFPVEQLKRISDDIFNTCPNSILEYGITEGDGSFKKAAIEFLSRHETVVKDYDGVMVTSGSQQIMDFLSKCLCNEGDLVVCENPSFLGALNAFKSNGAKLVGIDMEDDGINLEQLEAVLSGVQKPKFIYLIPNFQNPTGITTSLEKRQAIYTLAKKYQVLILEDNPYGDLRFRNDAIPSIKSLDDEGLVVYAASFSKIIAPGMRVAVMIGHQDLLAKCTVAKQTNDVHTNAWAQSVMARFLNETDMEVHLKKLQAVYEQKCNLMLEEMKKQFSPDCKWTIPDGGMFIWVTLPERIDMPEFVKRAVEHKVAVVPGNAFYDDDNKPCQSFRMNFSTPTNEQIIKGVAILGALMHD, from the coding sequence ATGAATTTTGAATTTTCAAATCGGATCAGTGGTGTTAAGGCATCAGCAATTAGGGAAATTTTAAAAATGATGAATGATCCAGAGATTATTAGTTTTGGTGGTGGAAATCCGGCTAGTGAGACTTTTCCTGTTGAACAATTAAAAAGAATTAGTGATGATATTTTTAATACTTGTCCTAATTCTATTTTAGAGTATGGAATTACTGAAGGTGACGGAAGCTTTAAAAAAGCAGCAATAGAATTTTTATCACGGCATGAAACAGTAGTGAAAGACTATGATGGTGTTATGGTTACTTCTGGTTCACAACAAATCATGGATTTTTTATCTAAATGTTTATGTAATGAAGGGGATCTAGTTGTTTGTGAAAATCCAAGCTTTTTAGGGGCTTTAAATGCATTTAAAAGTAATGGTGCCAAATTAGTTGGAATTGATATGGAAGATGATGGAATCAATCTTGAACAGTTAGAAGCAGTTTTAAGTGGGGTGCAAAAACCAAAATTTATTTATTTGATTCCTAATTTCCAAAATCCTACTGGAATAACAACTTCTTTAGAAAAACGTCAAGCTATTTATACATTAGCAAAAAAATATCAAGTGCTGATTCTTGAAGATAATCCATATGGTGATTTAAGATTTAGAAATGATGCAATTCCTTCAATTAAGTCATTAGATGATGAAGGATTAGTAGTTTATGCAGCTAGTTTTTCAAAAATTATTGCACCGGGAATGCGTGTAGCTGTTATGATTGGTCATCAAGATCTATTAGCTAAATGCACAGTTGCTAAACAGACAAATGATGTTCATACAAATGCTTGGGCGCAAAGTGTAATGGCTCGTTTCTTAAATGAAACGGATATGGAGGTACACCTAAAAAAATTACAGGCAGTATATGAGCAAAAATGTAATTTGATGTTGGAAGAAATGAAAAAACAATTCAGCCCAGATTGTAAATGGACAATTCCTGATGGGGGAATGTTTATTTGGGTGACTCTACCAGAACGAATTGATATGCCGGAGTTTGTTAAAAGAGCTGTTGAACATAAAGTAGCAGTAGTTCCAGGAAATGCTTTCTATGATGATGATAATAAACCATGCCAATCGTTTCGGATGAATTTTTCAACTCCAACTAATGAACAGATTATTAAAGGGGTCGCTATTTTAGGAGCGTTAATGCATGATTAA